A stretch of Carnobacteriaceae bacterium zg-C25 DNA encodes these proteins:
- a CDS encoding RNA-binding protein encodes MFDRVHQHFRKEEHQFIDKILEYKSRVEDTYVDVVCHFLTPRQLKVASALFSKDDVVKWYESQLPTERKRAVISYNVPESDDFEEVILNIQYPSKFYQLKHSSILGAVLNLGVKREYIGDIVTDGEQWQMIVAKSIADLICQDLQRIGKASVKVVPTTTLLEAVDTGELVETLVSSLRLDTMISEGFNVSRALSKTMVESGVVSLNWVVCEKSEVEVCEWDVISVRGYGRMTLQQIVGTTKKGKFKIILRKQVNRKK; translated from the coding sequence ATGTTTGATCGTGTTCATCAGCATTTTAGAAAAGAAGAACACCAATTTATTGATAAAATCTTAGAGTATAAAAGTAGAGTTGAAGATACTTATGTCGATGTCGTTTGTCATTTTTTGACACCGCGTCAATTGAAAGTAGCTTCGGCTCTTTTTTCTAAAGATGATGTCGTAAAGTGGTATGAAAGTCAGTTGCCAACGGAACGTAAACGAGCCGTTATTTCGTATAACGTTCCAGAAAGCGATGATTTTGAAGAAGTGATTTTAAATATTCAATATCCATCTAAATTTTATCAATTGAAGCATAGTAGTATTTTAGGTGCAGTTTTAAATTTAGGGGTTAAAAGAGAATATATTGGTGATATTGTTACTGATGGTGAGCAATGGCAAATGATTGTTGCCAAAAGTATTGCTGATTTAATTTGTCAAGATTTACAGCGGATTGGTAAAGCGTCTGTAAAAGTGGTTCCCACAACTACACTTTTAGAAGCGGTGGATACAGGTGAATTGGTGGAAACGTTAGTGTCTTCTTTGCGATTAGATACGATGATTTCAGAAGGGTTTAACGTATCACGCGCACTTTCTAAAACAATGGTTGAAAGTGGAGTCGTTTCATTGAATTGGGTAGTTTGTGAGAAAAGTGAAGTCGAAGTTTGTGAATGGGATGTTATTTCTGTACGTGGGTATGGTAGAATGACGTTGCAACAGATTGTGGGCACGACTAAAAAAGGGAAATTTAAAATAATATTGCGTAAACAAGTTAATCGTAAAAAATAA
- the sepF gene encoding cell division protein SepF, which produces MGIFDNFKGMLSASDEQNEYEELTQNYYEDGATPVVTSTTRPNVKAVPSRAVVNICEPRVYSEVEDMATLLMDKQVIIVNFKRMDKAQAGRVIDYLTGIIFAVNGSVQKLQNEIFLFTPADITIAGVLDGNEDQNVTDYLDMV; this is translated from the coding sequence ATGGGAATTTTCGATAATTTTAAAGGGATGCTTTCGGCATCTGACGAACAAAATGAATACGAAGAGTTAACGCAGAACTATTATGAAGATGGCGCAACCCCTGTTGTTACATCTACAACACGTCCGAACGTTAAAGCAGTGCCATCAAGAGCAGTAGTTAACATTTGTGAGCCACGTGTTTATTCAGAAGTTGAAGATATGGCGACTTTATTGATGGATAAACAAGTGATTATTGTGAACTTTAAACGTATGGATAAAGCGCAAGCTGGCCGCGTAATTGATTACTTAACTGGAATCATTTTCGCCGTGAATGGTAGCGTGCAAAAATTACAAAATGAAATTTTTCTATTTACTCCAGCAGATATTACAATTGCGGGTGTTCTAGATGGAAATGAAGATCAAAACGTTACAGATTATTTAGATATGGTGTAG
- the ftsZ gene encoding cell division protein FtsZ gives MEFDTLNNRAVIKVIGVGGGGGNAVNRMIEEGVKGIEFIVANTDVQALSASKAETKIQLGPKLTKGLGAGSIPDVGQQAAMESEEQLTQALEGADMIFVTAGMGGGTGTGAAPVVARIAKELGALTVGVVTRPFSFEGPRRAKGAAEGIAEMKQYVDTLVVISNNRLLEIVDKKTPMLEAFREADNVLRQGVQGISDLITAPGYVNLDFADVKTVMKDQGAALMGIGIASGENRIVEATKRAISSPLLEVSIDGAENVLLNITGGTDLTLFEAQDASEIVASAATSDVNIIFGTSINHNLGEDVIVTVIATGIDPDRSRTSSTKQYANFASTASVEKGHTFQEKPKFVEPSATAKDRNLFGDWDIRRDTTVRETSVDNKTLNYNEATYIESDSELDNDGLDTPPFFRKRRK, from the coding sequence GTCATCAAAGTCATCGGTGTTGGTGGTGGTGGCGGAAACGCTGTTAACCGCATGATTGAAGAAGGCGTTAAAGGCATTGAGTTTATCGTTGCTAATACAGACGTTCAAGCATTATCTGCTTCAAAAGCAGAAACAAAAATTCAATTAGGACCAAAATTAACAAAAGGATTAGGTGCAGGTTCGATTCCTGATGTTGGTCAACAAGCTGCTATGGAAAGCGAAGAACAACTAACACAAGCGTTAGAAGGCGCTGATATGATCTTTGTGACTGCCGGAATGGGTGGTGGAACAGGAACTGGAGCTGCTCCGGTTGTTGCACGTATTGCTAAAGAATTAGGTGCGTTAACAGTTGGTGTTGTAACACGTCCGTTCTCATTTGAAGGTCCACGTCGTGCAAAAGGTGCTGCGGAAGGTATCGCAGAAATGAAACAATATGTGGATACATTAGTTGTTATTTCGAATAACCGTTTATTAGAAATTGTTGATAAAAAGACACCTATGTTAGAAGCGTTCCGTGAAGCAGATAACGTATTGCGTCAAGGTGTACAAGGTATTTCTGACTTAATTACTGCACCAGGATATGTTAACTTAGACTTCGCTGATGTTAAAACAGTGATGAAAGATCAAGGTGCTGCATTAATGGGTATTGGTATTGCTAGTGGCGAAAACAGAATTGTTGAAGCAACAAAACGTGCTATTTCTTCTCCGTTATTGGAAGTATCTATTGACGGTGCAGAAAATGTATTGTTAAACATTACTGGTGGTACAGATTTAACATTATTTGAAGCACAAGATGCAAGTGAAATCGTAGCAAGTGCAGCAACATCTGATGTCAACATTATTTTTGGTACATCAATTAACCATAATTTAGGTGAAGATGTTATCGTTACCGTTATCGCTACTGGAATTGATCCAGATCGTTCACGTACGTCAAGTACAAAGCAATATGCAAATTTTGCAAGTACAGCTTCAGTTGAAAAAGGACATACATTCCAAGAAAAACCTAAATTTGTAGAGCCTTCAGCAACTGCAAAAGATCGTAATTTATTTGGAGATTGGGATATTCGTCGCGATACAACTGTTCGTGAAACAAGTGTAGATAATAAAACATTGAACTATAATGAAGCGACATATATTGAGTCTGATTCAGAGTTGGATAATGATGGTTTAGATACACCGCCATTTTTTAGAAAAAGACGTAAATAA
- a CDS encoding DivIVA domain-containing protein — MAITPLDINSKSFSRKFKGYNPDEVDDFLDRVMLEMESLLKEKRELEKKIKFMSEQVEHYMSLQDTLNKSIVVAQDAADRVIANANKEADIIIGEAKRVSNDMLANAAENANKVSNETETLKRTASVFRKKFQLLVESQLDMIQNQEWDRLLETQTQIAEVPTIDEVLEERVQTSHFDDLHETIVLEENHIIETPENLEV; from the coding sequence ATGGCAATTACACCGTTAGATATAAACAGCAAAAGTTTTTCAAGAAAATTTAAAGGATACAATCCGGATGAGGTAGATGATTTCTTAGATCGCGTTATGCTAGAAATGGAATCGTTACTAAAAGAAAAACGTGAATTAGAGAAAAAAATTAAATTTATGAGTGAACAAGTAGAACATTACATGAGTCTACAAGATACATTAAATAAATCGATTGTTGTTGCACAAGATGCGGCAGATCGCGTAATTGCAAATGCGAACAAAGAAGCTGATATTATTATAGGAGAAGCTAAACGCGTATCTAATGATATGTTGGCAAATGCAGCAGAAAATGCAAACAAAGTGTCAAATGAAACAGAAACATTAAAACGCACAGCATCTGTATTCCGCAAAAAATTCCAATTGCTTGTAGAATCACAATTAGACATGATTCAAAATCAAGAATGGGATCGTTTATTGGAAACACAAACGCAAATTGCTGAAGTGCCAACTATTGATGAAGTTTTAGAAGAACGTGTTCAAACAAGTCATTTTGACGATTTACATGAAACAATCGTTTTAGAAGAAAATCATATTATTGAAACACCTGAAAATTTAGAGGTGTAG
- the brnQ gene encoding branched-chain amino acid transport system II carrier protein has protein sequence MFKKGLLTGVLLFGLFFGAGNLIFPPNIGVLSGDYFIYAISGFIVSAVGLATFTLIVSLFTGKGYQELMSDLIHPKFALVYLVALYLTIGPLFAIPRTATTSFSIGIEPVLANEYKGIGLSVFAIIYFAFTYWLAVSPTKLLDRIGKVLTPLFAGMIVLIIILGLQQLPHSPMNVASIDYSGAGKAFGSGVLEGYNTLDALAAVAFSVVAMDTLKTFEFKTQKDYKRTILFAGVSVASLFSVLYVGLALLGNYFKLPDTFKGNVGTYILSEMTQRVFGPSAQVFLAVMVIVTCLTTTVGLVVSISKFFNTIYTKFTYITYVRLFCLLGFMISNFGLDTIISLAVPVLLVLYPITIVIALLVCLHQLVTLSKVGIRLTMGIVTILSFLQVLSTINGFHYFKTVISLIPYHDIGVPWLLPAVVGVALAIILPYQKITKFKNNAEEKK, from the coding sequence GTGTTTAAAAAAGGTTTATTAACAGGGGTATTATTATTTGGCTTGTTTTTTGGAGCGGGCAATTTAATATTTCCGCCTAATATTGGTGTTTTATCGGGTGATTATTTTATATATGCCATTTCCGGTTTTATTGTCTCTGCCGTTGGGTTAGCGACATTTACATTAATTGTGTCATTGTTTACTGGAAAAGGGTATCAAGAATTAATGAGTGATTTGATTCACCCAAAATTTGCCTTAGTTTATTTAGTGGCACTATATTTAACCATTGGTCCATTATTTGCGATTCCACGTACGGCTACGACGTCATTTAGTATTGGTATTGAACCAGTATTGGCCAATGAGTATAAAGGGATAGGGCTAAGCGTATTTGCAATCATTTATTTTGCCTTTACGTATTGGTTGGCAGTATCGCCTACAAAACTATTAGACCGTATTGGTAAAGTTTTAACCCCACTATTTGCGGGTATGATTGTATTAATTATTATATTAGGGTTACAACAATTGCCACATTCACCAATGAACGTAGCAAGTATTGATTATAGTGGCGCTGGAAAAGCGTTCGGATCTGGTGTTTTAGAAGGATATAATACGCTTGATGCGTTAGCAGCGGTAGCGTTTAGTGTCGTTGCAATGGACACCTTAAAAACGTTTGAATTTAAAACGCAAAAAGACTATAAACGTACCATTTTATTTGCTGGTGTGAGTGTAGCGTCTTTATTTAGTGTGTTGTATGTAGGGTTGGCGTTACTTGGTAACTATTTTAAACTGCCAGATACTTTTAAAGGTAATGTAGGAACGTACATCTTATCAGAAATGACGCAACGTGTATTTGGTCCATCTGCACAAGTGTTTTTAGCCGTTATGGTCATTGTAACGTGTTTAACGACAACAGTAGGATTAGTCGTTTCAATTAGTAAGTTTTTTAATACAATCTATACGAAGTTTACTTATATCACCTATGTCCGTCTATTTTGCTTGTTAGGCTTTATGATTTCTAATTTTGGACTAGATACAATTATTTCATTAGCCGTACCTGTTTTGTTGGTGCTATATCCGATAACGATTGTGATTGCGTTACTGGTCTGCCTGCATCAATTGGTAACACTGTCTAAAGTAGGTATTCGTTTAACGATGGGTATTGTGACGATATTAAGCTTTTTACAAGTTTTATCTACAATCAATGGATTTCATTATTTTAAAACGGTGATATCTTTAATACCGTATCATGATATAGGTGTTCCTTGGTTGTTGCCGGCTGTTGTTGGAGTAGCATTAGCCATTATATTACCGTATCAAAAAATAACAAAATTCAAAAATAATGCTGAGGAGAAAAAATGA